A genomic segment from Lagenorhynchus albirostris chromosome X, mLagAlb1.1, whole genome shotgun sequence encodes:
- the LDOC1 gene encoding protein LDOC1, with protein MVDELVLLLHALLMRHRALSIENSQLMEQLRLLVCERATLLRQVRPPSCPVPFPETFDGESSRLPEFIVQTASYMLVNENRFCNDAMKVAFLISLLIGEAEEWVVPYIEMDSPILGDYRAFLDEMKQCFGWDDDEEDDDEDEEDAY; from the coding sequence ATGGTGGACGAGCTGGTGCTGCTGCTGCATGCGCTCCTGATGCGGCACCGCGCCTTGAGCATCGAGAACAGCCAGCTCATGGAACAGCTGCGGCTGCTGGTGTGCGAGAGGGCCACCCTACTGCGCCAGGTACGTCCGCCGAGCTGTCCGGTGCCCTTCCCCGAAACTTTTGACGGCGAGAGCTCCCGGCTCCCCGAGTTTATCGTGCAGACGGCGTCTTACATGCTTGTCAACGAGAACCGATTTTGCAACGACGCCATGAAGGTGGCATTCCTAATCAGCCTGCTCATCGGGGAAGCCGAGGAGTGGGTGGTGCCCTACATTGAGATGGATAGCCCCATCCTAGGTGATTACCGGGCCTTCCTCGATGAGATGAAACAGTGTTTTGGCTGGGATGACGACGAAGAAGACGACGACGAAGATGAAGAAGATGCTTACTAG